In one Clostridia bacterium genomic region, the following are encoded:
- the eda gene encoding bifunctional 4-hydroxy-2-oxoglutarate aldolase/2-dehydro-3-deoxy-phosphogluconate aldolase yields MTKAEVLNRIREIGIVPVVRARSADEARAACEAVAAGGIPIVEITMTVPGAVQVIARLGSEFKDQVLIGAGTVLDPDAARECIAAGAQFLVSPGLDISTIEAAKTKGVLMMAGALTPTEVITAWKAGSDVVKIFPCGNVGGPKYIKALKGPLPQIPMVPTGGINLQTAGEFLNAGAEALGVGGELINAEALRARKFSVITDLAKQFVQIVRTRRAISAQVAGVTA; encoded by the coding sequence ATGACTAAGGCCGAAGTGCTGAATAGGATTCGCGAGATCGGAATTGTCCCCGTGGTAAGGGCGAGATCCGCCGACGAGGCGCGAGCTGCATGCGAAGCTGTAGCCGCTGGCGGTATCCCGATTGTTGAAATCACCATGACGGTGCCTGGTGCAGTACAGGTGATCGCACGCCTGGGCAGCGAATTCAAAGACCAGGTTCTCATCGGCGCTGGTACCGTGCTTGACCCAGATGCAGCACGAGAATGCATTGCCGCCGGTGCCCAGTTTCTAGTAAGTCCCGGACTCGACATCTCGACCATAGAAGCCGCCAAAACGAAAGGCGTGCTGATGATGGCCGGAGCGCTCACCCCGACGGAAGTGATCACCGCATGGAAGGCGGGTTCGGATGTGGTGAAGATCTTCCCTTGTGGAAACGTAGGCGGCCCGAAGTACATCAAGGCGCTCAAGGGACCGCTTCCGCAGATACCGATGGTGCCAACCGGCGGCATCAACCTTCAGACCGCCGGAGAATTCCTTAATGCTGGAGCCGAGGCCCTCGGCGTCGGCGGCGAACTAATCAACGCAGAGGCACTCCGTGCGCGTAAATTCTCAGTCATCACGGATTTGGCTAAGCAGTTTGTCCAGATCGTGCGGACACGGCGCGCGATCTCAGCGCAGGTGGCCGGGGTGACCGCGTGA
- a CDS encoding sugar kinase: MMKLSIRPKERCKWDLVSLGEVMLRFDPGDRRIWTTRHFEVSEGGGEYNVARGLKRCFGLETAIVTAIADNPVGRLLQDLIYQSGLDQTLVRWVDYDGVGRTVRNGLNFTERGFGVRPALGCSDRGHTAVSQLKPGDIDWEYIFGNHGARWFHTGGIFCALSDSTAAVALEAVKHAKNHGVVTSYDLNYRESLWKAIGGKKKAQEVNRAIAPYIDVMIGNEEDFSVALGCDVAGLNEHITDFEVAAFKRMIENVVKEFPFSVVATTLRKAKTATRNDWDAICYCEGNFYEATHRPDLEIYDRVGGGDSFASGLIYGFLSGQTPQWAVECGAAHGALAMTTSGDTTMATLKEVMNLMKGVGARIAR; the protein is encoded by the coding sequence ATGATGAAGCTCTCGATCCGGCCGAAAGAACGTTGTAAGTGGGACCTGGTATCGCTCGGTGAAGTGATGCTGCGTTTCGATCCGGGCGATCGGCGTATCTGGACCACCCGGCATTTCGAAGTGTCGGAAGGTGGCGGCGAGTACAACGTTGCGCGAGGGCTGAAGCGCTGCTTCGGCCTTGAGACCGCCATCGTCACCGCCATCGCCGACAATCCTGTTGGCCGATTGCTGCAAGACCTGATTTACCAAAGTGGTCTCGACCAGACGCTTGTACGCTGGGTCGACTACGACGGAGTCGGGCGAACAGTGCGCAACGGTTTGAACTTTACCGAACGCGGTTTCGGAGTTCGACCAGCGCTGGGGTGCTCGGATCGTGGCCATACCGCCGTTTCGCAACTGAAGCCTGGCGACATCGATTGGGAGTACATCTTCGGAAATCACGGTGCGCGCTGGTTTCATACGGGCGGCATCTTCTGCGCACTCTCGGATTCCACGGCGGCTGTTGCGCTCGAAGCCGTGAAGCACGCGAAGAACCACGGCGTCGTGACCTCCTATGACCTCAATTATCGGGAGTCTCTCTGGAAGGCCATCGGCGGAAAGAAGAAGGCTCAGGAAGTGAACCGAGCCATTGCTCCTTATATAGATGTGATGATCGGCAATGAAGAGGACTTTTCCGTCGCATTGGGCTGCGACGTTGCCGGATTGAACGAACACATCACTGATTTCGAAGTAGCGGCCTTTAAGCGCATGATCGAAAACGTCGTGAAAGAATTCCCATTCTCCGTAGTTGCGACAACCTTGCGCAAAGCCAAGACCGCCACTCGCAATGACTGGGACGCGATCTGCTACTGCGAAGGCAACTTCTACGAGGCGACACATCGGCCGGATCTGGAGATCTACGATCGCGTGGGAGGCGGCGATTCCTTCGCATCTGGCCTGATCTACGGATTCTTGTCTGGCCAAACTCCACAATGGGCCGTCGAATGTGGTGCGGCGCACGGAGCACTGGCAATGACTACTTCCGGCGACACGACCATGGCGACCCTCAAAGAAGTGATGAACCTGATGAAAGGTGTCGGCGCACGAATTGCGCGCTGA
- a CDS encoding cupin domain-containing protein, translating into MHSRESQFGFSVALGEKTGVQVPEPGLARRIGAHNTSLMLVENTVQAGFEGSWHSHPHNQIIYVVDGRVSLRVGNADHELATRDSAIIDGGVEHRLVAIETSIVLDIFSPRREDFLV; encoded by the coding sequence ATGCATTCTCGCGAAAGTCAGTTTGGTTTTAGCGTCGCGCTCGGGGAGAAGACCGGAGTACAGGTGCCCGAGCCTGGCCTGGCGCGACGCATCGGTGCACATAATACAAGCCTAATGCTGGTGGAGAACACGGTGCAAGCAGGATTCGAGGGCTCGTGGCACTCCCATCCGCACAATCAGATTATTTACGTGGTGGACGGTCGGGTGTCGCTAAGAGTAGGAAACGCTGACCATGAACTCGCCACTCGAGACAGCGCCATCATAGATGGCGGAGTTGAGCACCGTTTGGTGGCCATCGAAACCTCCATTGTGCTCGATATCTTCTCACCGAGACGAGAAGATTTTCTGGTGTAG
- a CDS encoding DUF4962 domain-containing protein, with amino-acid sequence MKRSALLAILLFVSFGFAQDSREQLGPADKPAKNKSPHPLVAVMNSVNAKLRPELTGKHPRVFFTEDDFSKLIERSRTTHRDQWKVTVSRLLVLKNDPPPPPADARRLQNTVGIAMAEGAFAYRIDRDPKLLAAVKRYMDAAVSYDIWGYRTNKPDVDLAAGHLLYGMGTAYDLLYNEFTPEERKKYREKITLQARKLYTYYLPKTGRSYSYSQNHVFIPVAGLGVAAYALYDEVPDAPEWAKLSRAIYDRVLATYSGDGYYYEGFEYWVFSTPWIIHYLDAHSHSTGEDLYDLPGLKKSHLYLAHSLLPDGQYVFDFGDVFEGPLTRAKQGEDYRRSHPQGRFHTNFNLLFRLAQRYKNPEIQGVAKWMESLGHSNAEDFWSLAWVEPDIKPVPIEQLSPSHYFSDHEVVYWRSSWSKSAVAFAFKCGPPEGHKTAELVTKFTDWHLSNGHAHPDANSFILYANGKVLTGDSGYAGVPMTEQHNTVLVDGRGQAAEGKGHDAFSDMPYSQLNDIKITGLELLPQLAFVRGDATAAYAKDLAVQKFYRTLIYNGREFIIWDELATGTPRKFTSLLISDEAIKSAEGRFDLSGASVQIISPEDALASIEPNTVRAPGPPGSVDKGPLRERGYRLRVEQKAAATQAGFVTVIRPSGPTESAKTQEIQ; translated from the coding sequence ATGAAGAGATCTGCACTACTCGCAATTTTGTTATTCGTATCCTTTGGGTTCGCGCAGGATTCGCGTGAGCAGCTCGGACCTGCTGATAAACCGGCCAAAAACAAGAGCCCGCATCCACTTGTGGCAGTAATGAATTCGGTGAACGCGAAGCTGCGGCCCGAGCTAACCGGAAAACATCCCCGCGTGTTTTTTACAGAAGATGACTTTTCCAAGCTCATTGAGCGATCCAGAACCACGCATCGCGATCAGTGGAAGGTCACGGTCTCCCGCCTTCTTGTGCTGAAGAATGATCCGCCTCCTCCCCCAGCCGACGCACGGCGGTTGCAGAACACGGTAGGCATTGCCATGGCAGAAGGTGCCTTTGCTTACAGGATCGATCGCGATCCCAAACTGTTGGCGGCCGTGAAGCGTTACATGGACGCTGCAGTGAGTTATGACATCTGGGGATATCGGACAAATAAGCCCGACGTCGATCTTGCAGCCGGACATCTGTTGTACGGAATGGGAACTGCGTACGACCTCCTCTACAACGAATTCACACCGGAAGAACGAAAGAAGTACCGGGAGAAAATCACACTACAGGCGCGAAAGCTCTACACTTACTATTTGCCCAAAACCGGTCGGTCGTATTCATACAGCCAGAATCACGTCTTCATTCCTGTCGCTGGCTTGGGCGTGGCTGCCTACGCTCTATATGACGAAGTGCCCGATGCGCCAGAGTGGGCAAAGCTGTCCCGCGCAATTTACGACCGTGTGCTCGCCACGTATTCCGGAGATGGATACTACTATGAGGGCTTCGAGTACTGGGTGTTCTCAACACCGTGGATCATCCACTACCTCGATGCTCACTCACACTCCACAGGCGAAGATTTGTACGACTTGCCCGGGCTCAAAAAGTCACATCTGTACCTCGCACACTCCCTTCTGCCCGACGGTCAATATGTATTCGACTTCGGAGACGTCTTTGAAGGGCCGCTGACCCGTGCCAAGCAAGGGGAAGATTACAGGCGAAGCCATCCGCAGGGAAGATTCCACACCAACTTCAACCTGCTGTTCCGGCTCGCCCAACGGTACAAGAACCCCGAAATACAAGGCGTGGCGAAATGGATGGAATCGCTAGGGCACTCGAATGCCGAAGACTTCTGGTCGCTGGCCTGGGTTGAGCCCGACATCAAGCCCGTTCCGATTGAGCAGCTGTCGCCTTCGCACTACTTTTCTGATCATGAGGTCGTTTACTGGCGATCGTCGTGGTCGAAGTCAGCGGTTGCGTTTGCGTTCAAGTGCGGACCGCCGGAAGGCCACAAGACTGCAGAGCTTGTGACGAAGTTTACGGACTGGCATTTATCTAACGGGCATGCACACCCTGACGCGAACAGCTTCATCCTCTATGCCAACGGCAAGGTGCTCACCGGGGACTCCGGATACGCCGGCGTCCCGATGACCGAGCAGCACAATACCGTACTTGTTGACGGCAGGGGACAGGCGGCCGAAGGCAAGGGCCACGATGCCTTCAGTGACATGCCTTATTCGCAACTGAATGACATCAAGATCACGGGACTGGAACTGCTGCCGCAGTTAGCTTTCGTTCGCGGAGACGCGACTGCCGCTTATGCGAAGGATCTCGCTGTGCAGAAGTTCTATCGGACGCTGATTTACAACGGTCGCGAATTCATAATTTGGGACGAGTTGGCGACCGGAACTCCGCGCAAGTTTACTTCACTCCTCATCTCAGACGAGGCGATAAAGAGCGCAGAGGGCAGGTTTGATCTGTCCGGTGCCAGCGTGCAGATCATTTCTCCTGAAGATGCTCTGGCGAGCATCGAGCCGAACACCGTTCGCGCGCCCGGACCTCCTGGATCAGTAGACAAAGGACCACTCCGGGAACGCGGATACAGGCTTCGCGTCGAACAGAAGGCTGCAGCCACGCAAGCAGGTTTCGTAACCGTCATCCGTCCATCAGGACCCACCGAGAGCGCAAAGACCCAGGAGATTCAATGA